A window of the candidate division Zixibacteria bacterium HGW-Zixibacteria-1 genome harbors these coding sequences:
- the aprA gene encoding adenylyl-sulfate reductase subunit alpha: protein MENFETVEITTDLLILGGGMAACGAAVEASYWAKKNNLKVTVVDKAAMDRSGAVAMGLSAINQYVDLPSGKNTVKDYVDYVRMDLMGITREDLVANIARHVDSSVHLFEKWGLPIWTDADGKYVHEGRWQLMINGESYKVIVAEAAKNALAEAGGEYFERIFIVEPLLDGDRVAGAVGFSVRENKFYVFRAKATIVSMGGAVHVFKPRSTGEGLGRAWYPPWNSGSSAYFTIRAGAEMTSQEVRFIPVRFKDAYGPVGAWFLLFKSRATNAMGGNYMVERTDELLNWKPYGLVKPIPANLRNWLGMLDIKDGKGPIYMRTEEAIQKIVAEAGDEKAAKKKLKELESEAWEDFLDMTISQAILWAATNVEPEKKASEIAAAEPYFIGSHSGASGAWVSGPEDIQSKDTKSEYFWGYDHMATVKGMFCAGDASGASSHKFSSGSHAEGRIVGKAAVKFVLENNTLPNINKAEIDKLRDAILKPLKTFKDNQGASTDPDTNPNYIIPKMFMFRLQKIMDEYVGGVSSQFSTNEMQLNRALELLNYLKEDAEQLGARDLHELMRCWENVQRMWQAEAHARTVLFRQETRWPGYYFRADFPKMDEDNWHCFANCKWHPAKNEWEMIKRPMLHVYPQPKEHELLGG, encoded by the coding sequence ATGGAAAATTTTGAAACTGTTGAAATTACCACTGACCTGCTGATACTTGGCGGTGGTATGGCAGCCTGCGGTGCGGCCGTCGAGGCCAGCTATTGGGCGAAGAAAAACAATCTTAAGGTTACAGTCGTCGACAAGGCGGCCATGGATCGTTCCGGTGCCGTCGCTATGGGACTGTCGGCCATCAACCAGTATGTCGATCTTCCCAGCGGCAAGAATACCGTAAAGGATTACGTTGACTATGTCCGCATGGACCTGATGGGTATCACCCGTGAGGATCTGGTGGCCAATATTGCCCGCCACGTCGATTCCTCCGTGCACCTGTTCGAAAAATGGGGACTCCCCATCTGGACGGATGCCGATGGCAAATATGTGCATGAAGGCCGCTGGCAGCTGATGATTAACGGCGAATCTTATAAAGTCATCGTCGCTGAAGCCGCCAAGAACGCTTTGGCCGAAGCCGGCGGTGAGTATTTTGAACGTATCTTCATCGTTGAGCCGTTGCTTGACGGCGATCGTGTCGCCGGCGCCGTTGGCTTCTCGGTTCGCGAGAACAAATTCTATGTCTTCCGTGCCAAAGCCACCATCGTATCCATGGGTGGCGCGGTGCACGTCTTCAAACCGCGCAGTACCGGTGAAGGTCTCGGCCGCGCCTGGTATCCGCCGTGGAACTCCGGCTCATCGGCCTATTTCACCATTCGTGCCGGCGCCGAAATGACCAGCCAGGAAGTTCGCTTCATCCCGGTTCGTTTCAAAGACGCTTACGGTCCGGTTGGAGCCTGGTTCCTTCTGTTCAAATCCCGTGCGACCAACGCCATGGGCGGTAACTACATGGTCGAACGCACCGACGAGCTCCTGAATTGGAAGCCGTACGGTCTGGTCAAGCCGATCCCGGCTAACCTTCGTAACTGGCTTGGTATGCTTGACATCAAGGATGGCAAAGGCCCCATCTATATGAGGACCGAAGAAGCTATCCAGAAGATAGTTGCCGAGGCCGGCGATGAAAAAGCGGCCAAGAAGAAACTTAAAGAACTGGAATCCGAAGCCTGGGAAGACTTCCTTGATATGACCATTTCGCAGGCCATTCTCTGGGCCGCCACCAACGTGGAGCCGGAGAAGAAAGCTTCCGAAATCGCCGCCGCCGAACCGTATTTCATCGGTTCTCACTCCGGCGCCTCGGGTGCCTGGGTCAGCGGTCCGGAAGACATCCAGAGCAAGGACACCAAGAGCGAGTATTTCTGGGGCTACGATCATATGGCCACCGTCAAAGGTATGTTCTGTGCCGGTGATGCCTCAGGCGCCTCCTCGCACAAGTTCTCTTCCGGTTCGCATGCGGAAGGCCGCATCGTCGGCAAGGCAGCCGTTAAATTCGTCCTCGAAAACAATACTCTGCCGAACATCAACAAGGCCGAAATCGATAAACTCAGAGACGCCATTCTGAAGCCGCTGAAGACCTTTAAGGACAATCAGGGCGCTTCCACCGATCCCGACACCAACCCGAACTACATTATTCCCAAGATGTTCATGTTCCGTCTGCAGAAGATCATGGATGAGTACGTCGGCGGTGTTTCGTCGCAGTTCTCCACCAACGAAATGCAGCTCAACCGCGCCCTCGAACTGCTTAACTATCTCAAAGAAGATGCCGAGCAACTGGGAGCCCGCGACCTGCATGAACTGATGCGCTGCTGGGAAAATGTTCAGCGTATGTGGCAGGCTGAAGCTCATGCCCGGACCGTCTTGTTCCGTCAGGAAACCCGTTGGCCCGGTTATTATTTCCGTGCCGACTTCCCGAAAATGGACGAGGACAACTGGCACTGCTTCGCCAACTGCAAATGGCATCCTGCTAAGAATGAATGGGAAATGATCAAACGCCCGATGCTTCATGTCTATCCTCAGCCGAAAGAGCATGAACTTCTCGGTGGCTGA
- a CDS encoding heterodisulfide reductase — protein sequence MIADLPTKDGEISDKECVVANGQLIEPNLQFIRDVRKAGGDTVKSCYQCATCSVVCSLSPAEKPFPRKEMLLAQWGQTDRLMADPDIWMCFQCNDCTQKCPRGARPGDVLAAIRSYMYKKFAFPSFMGRAVASPKALPILLMVPVLILVFAILFMPKIGPNGDVLYLSSSTIDFDYFLRHSFVDALFVVGNIIIFLFASIGFVRFWKGLKSSGFQSQMSFMKALILTVKGILAHSSFYDCDTNKPRALGHLLLFYGFIGAMITTGAVFVFIFIPHYLHLLGLEQLSAFFDLPVNLPHPVKILGGLSGLALVIGGGMLIVRRWQNRDNVGANGYADYLFLYMLFLVGLTGMLSWATRLTGVPMLAYIVYFIHLVVVFFLLWYMPYSKFAHMIYRTLALVYARSIGRTAGK from the coding sequence ATTATTGCCGATTTACCAACCAAAGATGGAGAGATATCAGATAAGGAGTGTGTAGTGGCCAATGGGCAGTTAATAGAACCCAATCTTCAATTTATACGCGATGTCAGAAAAGCCGGGGGAGACACTGTCAAAAGCTGCTACCAGTGTGCCACCTGCTCGGTGGTTTGCAGCCTTTCTCCGGCCGAAAAGCCATTTCCGCGTAAGGAGATGCTTCTGGCACAATGGGGCCAGACGGACCGCTTGATGGCTGATCCGGATATCTGGATGTGTTTTCAGTGCAATGACTGCACGCAGAAATGTCCCCGCGGCGCCCGTCCGGGTGATGTTCTTGCGGCCATCAGATCCTATATGTATAAAAAGTTCGCCTTCCCGTCATTTATGGGCAGGGCAGTAGCTTCACCAAAGGCCCTGCCGATCCTATTAATGGTACCGGTTCTTATTCTTGTGTTCGCCATATTATTTATGCCCAAAATCGGCCCGAATGGCGACGTCCTGTATCTGAGCAGCAGCACAATAGATTTTGACTACTTTCTCAGACATAGCTTTGTCGATGCTTTGTTCGTAGTAGGAAATATTATTATTTTTCTGTTTGCTTCCATTGGCTTTGTAAGATTCTGGAAAGGGCTGAAATCAAGCGGCTTTCAGTCGCAGATGTCCTTTATGAAGGCGCTGATTTTGACGGTAAAGGGAATTCTTGCCCATTCCAGCTTCTACGACTGTGATACCAATAAGCCCCGCGCCCTGGGACACCTTCTGCTTTTCTATGGATTTATCGGCGCCATGATCACCACCGGGGCGGTTTTTGTTTTTATATTTATTCCTCATTATCTGCATCTTCTCGGTCTGGAGCAGTTAAGCGCCTTTTTTGATTTACCGGTTAATTTGCCTCACCCCGTAAAAATACTGGGCGGTCTGAGCGGTCTGGCCCTGGTAATCGGCGGTGGCATGCTGATTGTCAGGCGCTGGCAGAACCGAGACAATGTCGGGGCCAACGGCTATGCCGATTATCTCTTCCTGTATATGCTTTTTCTGGTCGGCTTGACCGGCATGCTGTCCTGGGCAACTCGATTGACCGGGGTGCCTATGCTGGCCTATATTGTTTATTTTATTCATCTGGTCGTGGTCTTTTTCCTGCTATGGTATATGCCTTATTCGAAATTCGCCCATATGATTTACCGCACCCTGGCACTGGTTTATGCGCGAAGTATCGGGCGGACAGCCGGGAAATAG
- the sat gene encoding sulfate adenylyltransferase, translated as MSKLISPHGSDTLKILLLEGKEKEAELKKAQGLPKVVMASRETGDLIMMGIGGFTPLEGFMGQADWKGVCQDMKMTNGVFWPIPVTLSHDKKIDPGTEICLVSGETNEIMGTMKVSESYKIDKEFECKHVYKTTDMEHPGVKMVMAQKEWNIAGKVKVLSESYFPKEFKGIYQTPTESRKIFEEKGWKTIAALQLRNPMHRSHEYLAKIAVEVSDGLYIHQLVGNLKPGDIPAEVRVKCIDTLVENYFDKNRVVMGGYPLDMRYAGPREGLLHALFRQNFGCTHMIIGRDHAGVGDYYGPFDAQEIFFKLWDGALECKMLPIDWTFWCYKCGGMASMKTCPHGKEDRLFLSGTALRKGLSEGGDIPTEFSRPEVLAILREYYASIKEEDKVEVKLHGHATGDADKKK; from the coding sequence ATGTCAAAACTAATTTCTCCACATGGAAGCGACACGCTGAAGATTCTGCTTCTCGAAGGAAAAGAGAAAGAAGCTGAATTGAAAAAAGCGCAAGGATTACCCAAGGTGGTAATGGCTTCTCGCGAAACCGGTGACCTCATCATGATGGGCATCGGCGGGTTCACTCCCCTGGAAGGTTTCATGGGACAGGCTGACTGGAAAGGTGTCTGCCAAGATATGAAAATGACCAATGGTGTCTTCTGGCCGATTCCCGTGACTCTCTCTCACGACAAGAAGATCGATCCCGGCACGGAGATATGCCTTGTCTCCGGCGAGACAAATGAGATTATGGGTACGATGAAAGTCTCCGAATCGTACAAGATCGACAAAGAATTCGAATGCAAACATGTTTACAAGACCACCGACATGGAGCATCCCGGTGTCAAGATGGTCATGGCTCAAAAAGAGTGGAACATCGCCGGAAAGGTCAAGGTTCTTTCGGAGAGTTATTTCCCCAAGGAATTCAAGGGCATTTATCAGACTCCCACCGAGAGCCGCAAAATTTTCGAAGAAAAAGGATGGAAAACAATCGCCGCCCTGCAACTGCGTAATCCCATGCATCGTTCCCACGAATATCTTGCCAAGATTGCGGTTGAAGTCAGCGACGGTCTTTATATCCATCAGCTGGTCGGCAATCTTAAGCCGGGCGACATTCCGGCCGAGGTTCGCGTCAAATGCATTGACACCCTTGTCGAGAATTATTTCGACAAGAACCGTGTTGTGATGGGCGGTTACCCGCTGGATATGCGTTATGCCGGACCGCGTGAAGGTCTCCTCCATGCTCTTTTCCGTCAAAACTTCGGTTGTACGCACATGATTATCGGCCGTGACCATGCCGGTGTCGGTGATTATTATGGTCCGTTTGATGCACAGGAAATCTTCTTCAAACTGTGGGACGGCGCTCTTGAATGCAAGATGCTTCCTATCGACTGGACATTCTGGTGTTACAAGTGCGGTGGTATGGCTTCAATGAAGACTTGTCCGCATGGTAAAGAAGATCGTCTGTTCCTGAGCGGCACCGCTCTTCGCAAGGGATTATCCGAAGGCGGCGACATCCCCACCGAGTTCAGTCGTCCCGAGGTTCTGGCCATTCTTCGCGAATATTATGCCAGCATCAAGGAAGAAGACAAGGTTGAAGTCAAACTGCATGGCCATGCGACCGGCGATGCGGATAAAAAGAAATAA
- the aprB gene encoding adenylyl-sulfate reductase subunit beta: MPSFVNPEKCDGCKALDKTACQHICPNDLMVLDKDKMKAFNREPEMCWECYNCVKICPTQAVEIRGYADFVPLNASVTPLRSTDSIMWTVKFRNGMLKRFKFPIRTTEEGKAKPAGGYGTSHGNLNDHILAQEPEALKLSEVYTIK, from the coding sequence ATGCCTAGTTTTGTGAATCCCGAAAAATGTGACGGGTGCAAGGCACTGGACAAAACCGCGTGCCAGCATATCTGTCCGAATGATCTTATGGTTCTCGACAAGGACAAAATGAAAGCCTTCAACAGAGAGCCGGAGATGTGTTGGGAATGCTATAACTGCGTCAAGATCTGCCCTACCCAGGCAGTCGAGATCCGCGGTTATGCCGACTTCGTGCCATTGAATGCTTCGGTTACCCCGCTTCGCAGCACCGACAGCATCATGTGGACGGTCAAGTTCCGTAATGGAATGTTGAAGCGATTCAAATTCCCGATCAGAACGACTGAAGAAGGCAAGGCTAAGCCGGCCGGTGGTTACGGCACTTCTCACGGTAATTTGAATGATCACATTCTGGCCCAGGAGCCGGAAGCACTGAAACTGTCCGAAGTCTATACCATTAAGTAA
- a CDS encoding zinc/iron-chelating domain-containing protein, translating into MREIEKFKEHILKEYPRLKKEDKFTFSCHKNVPCFNACCGDVNIFLTPYDIIRLKQNLGIASTELLKKYTISPFDKNLHFPVLLLKMNDDAKKSCPFVAEQGCTVYPDRPWACRMYPLGLASPGEDAGDVSEEFYFLLKEDVCKGFNEDKEFTVAEWLENQGIEEYNENGEYFKEITTHHFFREGNKLNPQQIEMFFTACYDIDRFRRFVFESSFFNKFEVDEETKSKIKTDDVELSKFAVNWLRFAFFGEKTASIREDVAAAKKEQLKDKLKNKNSGK; encoded by the coding sequence ATGAGAGAAATCGAAAAATTCAAAGAGCATATTTTGAAGGAATATCCACGCTTGAAAAAAGAGGATAAATTCACTTTTTCATGCCATAAAAACGTCCCCTGTTTCAATGCCTGCTGCGGCGACGTCAACATATTCCTTACTCCCTACGATATTATCCGGCTCAAGCAAAATCTGGGTATTGCTTCAACCGAACTTCTCAAAAAATATACCATCTCCCCTTTTGACAAGAATCTTCACTTCCCGGTACTCCTTCTCAAAATGAACGACGATGCCAAAAAAAGCTGTCCCTTTGTGGCGGAACAGGGTTGTACCGTGTATCCGGACCGCCCCTGGGCGTGCCGGATGTATCCGCTCGGACTGGCCTCGCCCGGTGAAGATGCCGGCGATGTCAGTGAAGAATTCTATTTCCTTCTGAAGGAAGATGTCTGCAAGGGTTTTAACGAAGACAAGGAATTCACGGTCGCCGAGTGGCTGGAAAATCAGGGTATCGAAGAATATAACGAAAACGGCGAGTACTTCAAGGAAATTACGACGCATCATTTCTTTCGGGAGGGGAATAAACTTAACCCGCAGCAGATTGAAATGTTCTTTACCGCCTGCTATGATATTGATCGCTTCCGCAGATTTGTCTTTGAAAGCAGCTTTTTTAACAAATTCGAAGTTGATGAAGAAACAAAAAGTAAAATCAAGACAGACGATGTCGAGCTGTCGAAATTCGCGGTTAACTGGCTGCGATTTGCATTTTTTGGAGAAAAAACCGCGAGTATTAGAGAGGATGTCGCAGCAGCTAAAAAAGAACAGCTTAAGGATAAATTAAAAAATAAAAACAGCGGCAAGTAG